In Plutella xylostella chromosome 4, ilPluXylo3.1, whole genome shotgun sequence, a genomic segment contains:
- the LOC105385893 gene encoding uncharacterized protein LOC105385893 produces MACIFSIIKTSIIFGTGVYTGIYVTQNYKVKRVNNPATVLSKIKSCIMKMLNKNSNKEAAKEPEKSVDNKDKTHPLGDADQPTKKPVATYAVTAVPKFRSKVTSVAHCDNIMAESKLNDKTGCIVKQIKSVKNNMFN; encoded by the exons ATGGCTTGCATATTCTCCATAATCAAAACCAGT ATAATATTTGGAACTGGAGTATACACTGGGATATATGTAactcaaaattataaa GTCAAAAGAGTAAATAATCCTGCCACAGTACTctctaaaattaaatcttgTATTATGAAGATgctaaataaaaattcaaacaaaGAAGCAGCAAAGGAACCAGAAAAGAGTGTAGATAATAAAGACAAGACTCATCCTCTGGGAGATGCTGACCAACCCACTAAGAAACCCGTAGCCACCTATGCTGTCACAGCAGTACCAAAATTTAGGTCAAAAGTAACATCTGTAGCACACTGTGACAACATTATGGCTGAATCAAAACTGAATGATAAAACAGGATGCATAGTTAAGCAAATCAAATCAGTAAAAAACAACATGTTTAACTAA
- the LOC105385897 gene encoding NADH dehydrogenase (ubiquinone) complex I, assembly factor 6, giving the protein MFQVNRFKMSLFIRRSLATLSKEPNPNSLDYCSNIVRQYDYENFLSTLLLTKAVRSPALVVRAFNVEIARVQDTTSDPQIAAMRLQFWYDTVGTIYKKEQQVRNVPANPVAQELFKVCSSYKLPRRYLERLVMARNNLLKTKYFQTLEDVEKYAEETVSSIYYLLLSIAGVADVHADHAVSHLGKAQGIVNLLRSTQVASHHKMVSLPMEILMKYQLSQENVLRGGDSENLRNVTFDVASRANSHLQKARSISVPKTVHQILLPAIAVDNYLKRLEQCNFNIYDKKLKLTSGMLPLNLYINSLFSKY; this is encoded by the exons ATGTTTCAagtaaatagatttaaaatgtCATTATTTATAAGAAGATCACTGGCTACTTTATCCAAAGAACCTAACCCAAATTCATTGGATTACTGCTCCAATATTGTGAG ACAGTATGACTATGAGAACTTCCTGTCCACTCTTCTGTTGACTAAAGCAGTTCGATCTCCGGCTCTGGTCGTGAGAGCCTTCAATGTGGAGATCGCGCGGGTGCAGGACACCACCTCCGACCCGCAAATTGCAGCCATGCGCCTTCAGTTCTGGTACGACACAGTAGGCACTATTTACAAGAAAGAGCAACAAGTTCGAAATGTGCCAGCCAACCCTGTAGCTCAAGAATTATTCAAA gtatgCAGCAGTTATAAACTTCCAAGAAGATATTTAGAAAGATTAGTCATGGCCCGAAACAATCtacttaaaactaaatattttcaaactttGGAAGATGTTGAGAAGTATGCAGAGGAGACTGTCTCCTCCATTTACTACTTGCTGCTGAGCATCGCGGGAGTGGCCGATGTGCATGCCGATCATGCCGTCTCACATCTGGGGAAAGCTCAAGGAATTGTCAATTTGTTAAG ATCCACCCAAGTGGCCAGTCATCACAAAATGGTATCCCTTCCCATGGAGATCCTCATGAAGTATCAGTTAAGTCAAGAAAATGTTTTGCGTGGAGGTGATAGTGAAAACCTGAGAAATGTTACTTTTGATGTTGCCAGCAGGGCAAATAGTCATTTACAAAAG gCACGGAGTATTTCAGTACCAAAGACTGTGCATCAAATATTACTTCCTGCTATAGCTGTagacaattatttaaaaagactagaacaatgtaattttaatatttatgacaAAAAATTGAAACTTACAAGTGGAATGTTACCATTGAACCTCTATATCAACAGTTTATTTAGCAAATACTAG
- the LOC105385892 gene encoding ER membrane protein complex subunit 4 has translation MSQLKTNKKFKWALDYNPKSRAPSTELPSPPGFSLSTSANYTETSKENDSNLLLIKKLWDVALGPLKQVPMNLFIMYMAGNSISIFPIMMVGMLIVRPVKALFATQSTFKMVEGTQAFGQKFVYFIGNIVNILLALYKCQSMGLLPTHSSDWLAFEEPQTRVEHFGGGISLL, from the exons ATGTctcaactaaaaacaaataaaaagttcAAGTGGGCTCTCGACTACAATCCAAA GTCTCGTGCGCCATCTACTGAGCTGCCATCGCCACCTGGATTCAGTCTTTCAACCAGTGCAAATTACACAGAAACTTCTAAGGAAAATGACTCAAATTTACTGCTCATCAAAAAACTATGGGATGTGGCCTTGGGACCGCTGAAGCAAGTGCCAATGAACTTGTTCATCATGTACATGGCAGGAAATTCTATATCAATTTTTCCCATTATGATGGTGGGTATGCTGATTGTTCGCCCGGTCAAAGCTCTGTTTGCAACTCAAAGTACTTTCAAAATGGTAGAGGGAACTCAAGCATTTGGTCAAAAGTTTGTCTATTTTATTGGAAACATAGTGAATATTCTATTGGCACTCTATAAATGTCAGAGCATGGGCCTGCTCCCCACACATTCCAGCGACTGGTTAGCGTTTGAAGAGCCGCAAACAAGAGTCGAGCATTTTGGAGGTGGAATATCACtattataa
- the LOC105385896 gene encoding tyrosine aminotransferase, which translates to MSRRKSVSKEWEVRASTLARKTNNLIRDIIQNLQVEPNPEKQLIALSVGDPTTFGNLNPPEQVLQAVRESVDLHTSRGYGPSYGYPEARRAVAQYSAHQGDVSPDDVILCSGCSHAIEMAITVLADSGQNILVPKPGFMIYKTLAEGLGIELKYYRLLPHQQWKIDLEDLECQIDDDTAAIVVINPSNPCGSVYTKEHLSDVLDIASRNKIPVIADEIYEHMVFSGNEFTAISSLSKDVPVLTCGGLTKRFLVPGWRMGWVIVHDRQNVFGKEVRKGLTNLSARIVGPNTIVQRALPSILSLTPQSFFDDVILFIENNAKMAYDMLRRVVGLRPTMPQGAMYMMIEIKMAQLTDIKDDLDFVERLMCEQSVFCLPGKCFEYPNYMRIVLTVPNDILREACKRIDAFCRDHAAQRENIKAVDNFAVTLPADEEVYCENEVPSVL; encoded by the exons ATGTCACGAAGAAAATCCGTCAGTAAGGAATGGGAAGTGAGAGCTTCTACTTTGGCGCGTAAAACAAATAACTTAATTAGAGACATAATACAGAATCTCCAGGTGGAACCAAACCCTGAAAAACAACTGATTGCGCTTTCAGTAG GAGACCCGACGACGTTCGGTAACTTGAACCCCCCGGAGCAAGTGCTACAGGCAGTGCGGGAGAGTGTTGACCTGCACACCAGCCGCGGCTACGGACCCAGCTATGGGTACCCCGAGGCCAGGCGCGCCGTGGCGCAGTACAGCGCGCACCAGGGCGACGTCTCACCCGATGACGTGATCCTCTGCAGCGGATGCTCTCACGCGATAGAGATGGCTATCACAGTGTTAGCAGACTCTGGACAAAACATTCTTGTCCCCAAACCAGGGTTTATGATTTACAAGACCCTGGCTGAAGGATTAGGCATTGAGCTGAAATACTACCGATTACTT CCTCACCAACAATGGAAGATAGACTTAGAAGATCTAGAATGTCAGATAGACGACGATACGGCAGCGATCGTTGTAATAAACCCATCGAACCCATGCGGATCAGTCTACACAAAAGAACATTTAAGCGATGTTCTGGACATAGCCTCCAGGAACAAAATTCCTGTTATTGCTGATGAAATATACGAGCACATGGTTTTTTCAGGAAATGAGTTCACTGCAATATCTTCATTGTCAAAAGACGTGCCAGTGCTCACCTGTGGCGGCTTAACAAAACGATTTTTGGTCCCGGGTTGGCGAATGGGTTGGGTCATTGTACATGATCGCCAAAATGTTTTTGGTAAAGAAGTCCGCAAGGGTTTGACTAATTTATCAGCAAGAATCGTCGGTCCCAACACCATAGTTCAAAGAGCGCTGCCCTCCATCCTGAGTCTCACTCCGCAAAGCTTCTTCGACGATGTGATACTGTTCATTGAG aaTAACGCCAAAATGGCATACGATATGTTACGTCGGGTGGTTGGCTTACGTCCCACAATGCCACAAGGGGCCATGTACATGatgattgaaataaaaatggcgCAGTTAACAGATATTAAAGATGATCTTGACTTCGTAGAGCGTTTGATGTGTGAGCAGTCTGTCTTCTGCTTACCCGGAAAG TGTTTCGAATATCCAAACTACATGAGGATAGTGCTGACGGTGCCTAACGATATCCTCCGTGAGGCATGCAAGAGGATCGACGCTTTCTGCCGAGACCACGCCGCTCAACGCGAGAACATAAAGGCCGTAGACAACTTCGCCGTGACTCTACCCGCTGATGAAGAAGTTTATTGTGAAAATGAGGTGCCATCTGttctataa
- the LOC105385898 gene encoding platelet-activating factor acetylhydrolase IB subunit beta homolog — MNPCSVAAPQHDSDGDGRWTSIHNRFLSDAKGKDADVIFIGDSILQALEHTEVWNQWFAPLHCLNFSIHNDQTQNVLWRIQNGVLDYVEPKIIVLHVGTNNIDHTPEEVTEGILEIIRTIKEKQPNAYIVLPSLLPRGQHPNKLREKNAKINQLLKEKVSNINKVEMVTIDKGFVQLDGTISHHDMHDYLIPTNAACRKAFEPIHDILQQLLSEGEPEKDLTPSE; from the exons ATGAACCCTTGTTCAGTAGCTGCACCGCAGCATGACAGTGATGGCGATGGAAGATGGACAAGCATA CACAATCGTTTCCTGTCTGATGCAAAAGGAAAAGATGCAGATGTAATTTTTATTGGTGATTCCATTTTACAAGCCCTGGAACATACAGAAGTCTGGAACCAGTGGTTTGCCCCTCTACACTGCCTGAACTTTAGCATTCATAATGATCAAACACAAAATGTTTTATGGAGGATTCAAAATGGTGTTCTTGATTACGTGGAACCAAAA ATAATAGTGCTGCATGTTGGAACTAACAATATTGACCACACACCAGAAGAAGTGACTGAAGGTATTCTGGAAATCATTAGAACTATCAAAGAGAAACAACCAAATGCATATATTGTGCTACCC AGTTTACTTCCTCGAGGTCAGCATCCAAACAAACTTAGagaaaaaaatgcaaaaatcAATCAACTTTTGAAAGAAAAAGTttccaatataaataaagttgaaaTGGTCACCATAGACAAGGGTTTTGTGCAATTAGATGGCACCATCAGCCATCATGACATGCATGACTACCTCATACCCACCAATGCGGCATGTCGGAAGGCCTTTGAGCCAATTCATGACATTCTGCAACAGTTGCTATCTGAAGGAGAGCCGGAGAAAGACTTGACACCTTCGGAATAA